The Vitis riparia cultivar Riparia Gloire de Montpellier isolate 1030 chromosome 10, EGFV_Vit.rip_1.0, whole genome shotgun sequence genome includes a region encoding these proteins:
- the LOC117923833 gene encoding DEAD-box ATP-dependent RNA helicase 1 isoform X1: MKEAKQKKNVPVLPWMRSPIDVSLFEECPLHLFPCLDPRLEVALKNMGFSSLFPVQVAVWQETVGPGAFERDLCINSPTGSGKTLAYALPIVNVLSSRAVKCLRALVVLPTRDLALQVKEVFAAIAPAVGLSVGLAVGQTSIADEISELIKRPKLEAGICYDPEDISLELQSSVDILVATPGRLMDHINTTKGFTLKHLRYLVVDETDRLLREAYQSWLPTVLQLTRSSDESLFPCGKTILPSTFGSMNTIRRCGVERGFKGRSYPRLVKIVLSATLTQDPSKLALLDLHHPLLLTAGQRRYQLPEKLKSFRLICESKLKPLYLVALLRDLGGEKCIVFTSSVESAHRLCTLLNFFGDLQIKIGEYSGLQHQRVRSKTLEEFRGGKIQVLISSDGMTRGMDVEGVRNVINYDVPKFIKTYIHRAGRTARAGQTGCCFTLLRKDEDKRFKQLLQKADSDSCPVHSVASNSIEALHSVYVSALEKLKDTVVSETTRKRKINFKSSGADKRKQEKHLKE; the protein is encoded by the exons ATGAAGGAAGCAAAGCAGAAGAAGAACGTTCCTGTACTCCCATGGATGAGAAGCCCTATTGATGTCAGTCTCTTCGAAGAGTGTCCTCTCCATCTCTTTCCATGTCTCGATCCCAG GTTGGAGGTGGCTTTGAAGAACATGGGCTTCTCATCACTCTTTCCAGTGCAGGTTGCAGTTTGGCAAGAGACAGTTGGACCTGGTGCTTTTGAGCGAGACCTTTGTATAAACTCACCAACCGGAAGTGGGAAAACTTTAGCTTATGCTTTGCCAATAGTGAACGTGCTGTCAAGTCGTGCTGTTAAGTGTCTACGTGCCTTAGTGGTGTTGCCTACTCGTGATTTGGCCTTGCAG GTTAAAGAAGTTTTTGCTGCTATTGCACCTGCAGTGGGCTTATCCGTTGGCCTGGCAGTTGGTCAAACTTCAATTGCTGATGAAATTTCAGAACTTATTAAAAGACCCAAGCTTGAGGCAGGGATCTGTTATGACCCAGAAGATATTTCACTGGAATTACAAAGTTCAGTAGACATATTGGTGGCAACACCTGGAAGGCTGATGGACCATATCAATACCACTAAGGGTTTTACACTTAAGCATCTTCGTTATCTT GTTGTTGATGAAACAGATAGATTACTCAGGGAGGCATATCAGTCCTGGCTACCCACCGTTCTCCAGTTGACTCGCTCTAGTGATGAAAGCCTGTTCCCTTGTGGCAAGACCATTCTTCCTTCTACATTTGGTTCCATGAACACCATAAGGAGATG TGGTGTTGAAAGGGGGTTTAAGGGTAGATCTTACCCTAGGCTTGTGAAAATAGTACTATCTGCCACACTAACTCAAGATCCAAGCAAGCTTGCTCTGCTTGATCTGCATCATCCTTTGCTTTTGACGGCAGGGCAAAGGCGTTATCAGCTCCCAGAAAAACTAAAATCTTTTAGGCTG ATTTGTGAATCTAAACTTAAACCCCTGTATTTGGTCGCCCTTCTAAGGGATTTAGGAGGGGAGAAATGCATTGTTTTCACATCATCTGTAGAGTCAGCTCATCGGCTATGTACCTTACTGAATTTTTTTGGTGATTTGCAAATCAAGATTGGGGAGTATTCAGGTCTTCAACATCAACGTGTGAGAAG CAAGACTTTGGAGGAGTTCCGTGGAGGGAAAATACAAGTACTGATTTCCTCTGATGGAATGACCCGTGGAATGGATGTCGAAGGGGTGAGAAATGTTATTAATTATGATGTGCCTAAATTTATCAAGACGTATATACATCGGGCTGGTCGGACTGCAAGAGCAGGCCAGACTGGTTGTTGCTTCACACTACTGCGTAAAGATGAG GATAAGCGTTTCAAGCAGCTGTTGCAGAAAGCTGACAGCGACTCATGTCCTGTTCACTCTGTTGCTTCAAATTCAATTGAGGCACTTCACTCTGTTTACGTTTCTG CATTGGAGAAACTGAAAGATACAGTTGTATCAGAAACAACCAGGAAGCGCAAAATCAATTTCAAGTCTTCAGGAGcagataaaagaaaacaagaaaagcacTTGAAGGAATAG
- the LOC117923833 gene encoding DEAD-box ATP-dependent RNA helicase 1 isoform X2, translating into MKEAKQKKNVPVLPWMRSPIDVSLFEECPLHLFPCLDPRLEVALKNMGFSSLFPVQVAVWQETVGPGAFERDLCINSPTGSGKTLAYALPIVNVLSSRAVKCLRALVVLPTRDLALQVKEVFAAIAPAVGLSVGLAVGQTSIADEISELIKRPKLEAGICYDPEDISLELQSSVDILVATPGRLMDHINTTKGFTLKHLRYLVVDETDRLLREAYQSWLPTVLQLTRSSDESLFPCGKTILPSTFGSMNTIRRCGVERGFKGRSYPRLVKIVLSATLTQDPSKLALLDLHHPLLLTAGQRRYQLPEKLKSFRLICESKLKPLYLVALLRDLGGEKCIVFTSSVESAHRLCTLLNFFGDLQIKIGEYSGLQHQRVRSKTLEEFRGGKIQVLISSDGMTRGMDVEGVRNVINYDVPKFIKTYIHRAGRTARAGQTGCCFTLLRKDEITEANT; encoded by the exons ATGAAGGAAGCAAAGCAGAAGAAGAACGTTCCTGTACTCCCATGGATGAGAAGCCCTATTGATGTCAGTCTCTTCGAAGAGTGTCCTCTCCATCTCTTTCCATGTCTCGATCCCAG GTTGGAGGTGGCTTTGAAGAACATGGGCTTCTCATCACTCTTTCCAGTGCAGGTTGCAGTTTGGCAAGAGACAGTTGGACCTGGTGCTTTTGAGCGAGACCTTTGTATAAACTCACCAACCGGAAGTGGGAAAACTTTAGCTTATGCTTTGCCAATAGTGAACGTGCTGTCAAGTCGTGCTGTTAAGTGTCTACGTGCCTTAGTGGTGTTGCCTACTCGTGATTTGGCCTTGCAG GTTAAAGAAGTTTTTGCTGCTATTGCACCTGCAGTGGGCTTATCCGTTGGCCTGGCAGTTGGTCAAACTTCAATTGCTGATGAAATTTCAGAACTTATTAAAAGACCCAAGCTTGAGGCAGGGATCTGTTATGACCCAGAAGATATTTCACTGGAATTACAAAGTTCAGTAGACATATTGGTGGCAACACCTGGAAGGCTGATGGACCATATCAATACCACTAAGGGTTTTACACTTAAGCATCTTCGTTATCTT GTTGTTGATGAAACAGATAGATTACTCAGGGAGGCATATCAGTCCTGGCTACCCACCGTTCTCCAGTTGACTCGCTCTAGTGATGAAAGCCTGTTCCCTTGTGGCAAGACCATTCTTCCTTCTACATTTGGTTCCATGAACACCATAAGGAGATG TGGTGTTGAAAGGGGGTTTAAGGGTAGATCTTACCCTAGGCTTGTGAAAATAGTACTATCTGCCACACTAACTCAAGATCCAAGCAAGCTTGCTCTGCTTGATCTGCATCATCCTTTGCTTTTGACGGCAGGGCAAAGGCGTTATCAGCTCCCAGAAAAACTAAAATCTTTTAGGCTG ATTTGTGAATCTAAACTTAAACCCCTGTATTTGGTCGCCCTTCTAAGGGATTTAGGAGGGGAGAAATGCATTGTTTTCACATCATCTGTAGAGTCAGCTCATCGGCTATGTACCTTACTGAATTTTTTTGGTGATTTGCAAATCAAGATTGGGGAGTATTCAGGTCTTCAACATCAACGTGTGAGAAG CAAGACTTTGGAGGAGTTCCGTGGAGGGAAAATACAAGTACTGATTTCCTCTGATGGAATGACCCGTGGAATGGATGTCGAAGGGGTGAGAAATGTTATTAATTATGATGTGCCTAAATTTATCAAGACGTATATACATCGGGCTGGTCGGACTGCAAGAGCAGGCCAGACTGGTTGTTGCTTCACACTACTGCGTAAAGATGAG ATCACTGAAGCTAATACTTGA